One window from the genome of Glycine soja cultivar W05 chromosome 12, ASM419377v2, whole genome shotgun sequence encodes:
- the LOC114379492 gene encoding uncharacterized protein LOC114379492, producing MAIAGLHSVSVLDSSFLRDSRSQSSGRGGDGRRGTTRSSSLLQMWREIEEEHVVNQVQGRPDEVPIEQRRDGLVADPSQDIQERRQQHVLEDAVLGENESETWSQSQSQNESHDGNEDLNNSSCDNSSDLGEVERERVRQIFREWMNSGARDHASNISGRNNGSRGEWLGETEQERVRVIREWVQMSSQQRSVSSGENREEPSAEIDMQIERVRDGLVVNQIGGQTEHTRRGIRKLCGRQAMLDMLKKAERERQREIQELLNHQAVSQFPYRNRIQALLRGRFLRNDRPVDNNKPLSVAESELGFLRRRQTVSGLREGFFCRKENSGCSQATSNADTSSNVEIDFNTNEQMGSSSSHIVPIVHPEQSDPNHRGSNRLGVSGSQNCVRGTACENLDWQESTAQADQLQHLPIESLDCQSSFSACVERGDNPEQNVDVMPTEDAANEITQQSLRIEDSEHSNNQEFSEVHNEPSELGGINNSQNNSSNYNIHMEDNVVDDVNWNESGALEGEQPEEVFENEGSEWYQNNTEWRNSTEENVDDNQLSNTANEWPDNSLANEDGENSRLQESHEVWQEDGGFQEAVENWLGGPSDHESAPVGRIRGFYFPEDDNVYSVELRELLNRRSVSNLLRSSFRESLDQLIQSYVERQGHANIDWEFQETTPSSASVEQDLEQHSRDQIVGQEEVTVSPLNLPSLPIPPPLPIWDQHHHRDNWSQNDINNQRLVIDWEIINDLRIDMARLQQRMNNMQRMLEACMDMQLELQRSIRQEVSAALNRSAGSSGIHDCESPEDKSKWECVRKGLCCICCESNIDSLLYRCGHLCTCSKCANELLQSRRNCPMCQAPVVEVIRAYSIQ from the exons ATGGCTATTGCTGGTCTACACAGTGTGTCTGTGCTCGACTCTTCTTTCCTGAGGGACTCCCGTTCCCAGTCATCTGGGAGAGGTGGAGATGGAAGGCGGGGAACCACCCGGTCATCTTCGCTCTTGCAAATGTGGCGAGAGATTGAGGAAGAACATGTGGTGAATCAAGTTCAAGGAAGACCTGATGAAGTACCTATTGAACAAAGGAGGGATGGGTTGGTTGCGGACCCTTCACAAGACATCCAAGAAAGAAGGCAGCAGCATGTTTTAGAAGATGCAGTTTTGGGTGAGAATGAATCTGAAACATGGTCACAGTCGCAAAGTCAGAATGAATCCCATGATGGTAACGAGGATTTAAACAATTCTAGCTGTGATAACTCTTCTGACTTGGGAGAAGTTGAAAGGGAAAGAGTGAGGCAAATTTTCAGAGAATGGATGAATAGTGGCGCTAGGGATCATGCATCAAACATTTCTGGAAGAAATAACGGTTCAAGGGGAGAATGGCTTGGGGAAACCGAGCAGGAAAGGGTGAGAGTTATTAGGGAGTGGGTACAAATGAGTAGCCAGCAGAGAAGTGTTTCCTCTGGGGAAAACAGGGAAGAACCATCTGCTGAAATTGATATGCAAATTGAACGTGTGCGTGATGGACTCGTTGTTAACCAGATTGGGGGCCAAACTGAGCATACACGGAGGGGCATACGTAAATTATGTGGCCGACAAGCTATGCTTGATATGCTTAAGAAGGCTGAGAGAGAAAGGCAAAGAGAAATTCAGGAGTTGTTGAACCATCAGGCCGTGTCACAATTCCCCTATCGAAATCGCATTCAG GCATTGCTTAGAGGCAGATTCTTGAGAAATGATAGACCTGTTGATAATAACAAGCCCCTTTCTGTTGCAGAAAGTGAATTGGGCTTCTTGAGGCGAAGACAAACTGTATCAGGTCTAAG GGAAGGATTTTTCTGTAGAAAGGAGAACAGTGGTTGCAGTCAAGCAACCAGCAATGCAGATACCTCATCTAATgttgaaattgattttaatacaAATGAACAAATGGGATCAAGCAGTTCACATATAGTCCCAATTGTACATCCTGAACAGTCTGACCCTAATCACAGAGGAAGCAATAGACTTGGGGTATCAGGCAGCCAGAACTGCGTACGAGGTACCGCGTGTGAGAATTTGGATTGGCAAGAATCTACTGCTCAAGCAGATCAGTTGCAGCATTTGCCAATTGAATCACTAGATTGTCAATCATCATTCAGCGCTTGTGTTGAAAGAGGGGACAACCCTGAGCAAAATGTTGATGTGATGCCAACTGAAGATGCTGCTAATGAAATTACCCAACAAAGCTTGCGAATTGAAGATTCAGAGCATAGTAATAATCAAGAATTCAGTGAGGTGCATAATGAGCCGTCTGAGCTGGGTGGTATAAATAATAGTCAAAACAATTCTTCAAATTACAACATTCATATGGAGGATAATGTTGTTGATGATGTAAATTGGAATGAATCTGGTGCTCTAGAAGGAGAACAGCCAGAAGAAGTTTTTGAAAATGAAGGAAGTGAGTGGTATCAGAATAATACCGAATGGAGAAATAGCACTGAGGAAAATGTCGATGATAATCAGCTCAGCAATACAGCAAATGAGTGGCCTGACAACAGTTTGGCAAACGAGGATGGAGAAAACTCTCGTCTGCAAGAATCTCATGAAGTGTGGCAAGAAGATGGTGGCTTCCAAGAGGCTGTGGAAAATTGGTTGGGAGGACCTTCTGATCATGAAAGTGCTCCAGTTGGTAGAATTCGTGGATTTTATTTTCCTGAAGATGACAACGTGTACAGTGTTGAACTCAGGGAACTTCTTAATAG GAGAAGTGTCTCTAACCTCCTTCGCAGCAGTTTTCGTGAGAGTCTTGATCAGTTGATACAGTCATATGTTGAAAGGCAAGGTCATGCTAACATTGACTGGGAATTTCAAGAAACAACTCCTTCTTCTGCCTCAGTAGAGCAGGACCTTGAGCAGCATAGTAGGGATCAAATTGTTGGCCAGGAGGAGGTTACTGTTAGTCCACTTAACCTGCCCTCTTTACCTATACCACCTCCTCTGCCTATTTGGGACCAGCACCACCATCGTGACAACTGGTCACAGAATGACATAAATAATCAGCGTCTAGTAATC GATTGGGAGATTATTAATGACTTGAGAATTGACATGGCTCGATTACAGCAAAGGATGAATAACATGCAGAGAATGCTGGAGGCTTGTATGGATATGCAGCTTGAGTTGCAGCGATCTATAAGGCAAGAAGTTTCTGCAGCCCTAAATCGCTCTGCTGGTTCATCAG GAATACATGATTGCGAGTCACCAGAAGATAAATCTAAATGGGAATGTGTGAGAAAAGGACTTTGCTGTATATGCTGTGAAAGCAATATCGATTCTTTGTTGTACAG ATGTGGTCATTTGTGTACATGTTCAAAATGTGCCAATGAGTTGCTTCAAAGCAGAAGGAATTGCCCAATGTGTCAAGCTCCTGTGGTGGAGGTGATACGTGCTTATTCTATACAATAa
- the LOC114379509 gene encoding RING-H2 finger protein ATL39-like, with translation MEFWNRRLLLQNEDVPLSMPPLSHTHTKHATNASSSSPPQSSAFQFQSPLQVSIPPVFSSSVAYVFLILFTTFFFVGFVFLYFRQFASDAAAAGSYRRRWEEGAAAAAEAKKCLPVVAHCGEGCAECAICLEELREGDAVKMIPYCKHVFHPHCIDTWLDKHVTCPVCRCSELLCGEEVVGSVSARRQEEVVLNLD, from the coding sequence ATGGAATTCTGGAACCGCAGATTGCTACTACAGAACGAGGACGTTCCCCTCTCGATGCCACCTCTCTCTCACACTCACACCAAACACGCCACTAACGCATCATCATCCTCGCCGCCGCAATCTTCGGCTTTCCAATTCCAAAGCCCACTGCAGGTTTCGATTCCTCCAGTTTTTTCATCGAGTGTGGCCTACGTCTTCCTCATCCTCTTCACCACCTTCTTCTTCGTCGGCTTCGTCTTCCTCTACTTCCGCCAGTTCGCCTCCGACGCCGCCGCCGCCGGATCCTACCGCCGCCGCTGGGAGGAGGGCGCGGCAGCGGCGGCGGAGGCAAAGAAGTGCCTGCCGGTGGTGGCGCACTGCGGGGAGGGGTGCGCGGAGTGCGCGATATGCCTGGAGGAGCTGCGAGAGGGGGACGCGGTGAAGATGATTCCGTACTGCAAGCACGTGTTCCACCCGCACTGCATTGACACGTGGCTCGATAAGCATGTCACGTGCCCCGTGTGCCGGTGCAGTGAGCTGCTATGTGGAGAAGAGGTGGTGGGGTCGGTGTCAGCGAGAAGACAAGAAGAAGTGGTTCTAAATTTGGATTAG